The genomic region AGCCGGTGCTGATCGACTGGCGCGCCCCGGCCGCCCGCGCCTTCTACACCGCCACCGGCGCCCATCCGGAGGGCATGCGCAGGCGCCGCCAGTTCCACACCTTCGGCAGGCGGGTCCTGGACTTCACCGACGAGGTGTTCGGCAGGCCCGGCGACGGCGAACGCGGCGACGCCGCGCTGCTCGCCGCGGTCAACGCCCCGCGCGGTGAGGGCATGCGCGACATCGTCGCCACCATCCAGGCCGAGCAGGACGAGATCATCCGGCTGGACCACCCCGGCATCCTCGTCGTCGAGGGCGGGCCGGGCACCGGGAAGACCGTCGTCGCCCTGCACCGCGTCGCCTACCTGCTCTACACCCACCGGGACCGGATGGAACGCCAGGGCGTGCTCGTCATCGGCCCGAACCCGGCGTTCCTGGACCACATCAGCCGGGTGCTGCCGTCGCTGGGCGAGACCAACGTGGTGTTCATGACCACCGGCGACCTGGTTCCCGGCCTGCGCGCCACCGCCGAGGACACCCCCGAGGTGGCCCGGATCAAGGGCTCACTGGCGATGCTCGACGTGCTCAAGGCCGCGATCGCCGACCGGCAGCGGGTCCCCGAGGAGCCGCTGCCCATCAAGCTGGCCGACGTCACCGTGCGCATCGACGCCGAGACCGCCGAATGGGCGATCCAGGAGGCCCGCGAGAGCGGGCTGCCGCACAACGACGCCCGCGCGGTGTTCGTCGACGTGGTCACCTGGGTGCTGACCGAACGCGCGATCGCGCGCATCGGCCGCGGCTGGCTGACCCGCGACGACAAGAAGGCCTGGGAGCACCTGCGCTCCGAATTGCTCGACGAACTCGACGATCACGAGGACTTCGCCGCCGCCCTCGACGAGCTGTGGCCCGAGCTCACCCCGCAGCAGCTGCTGGCCGGGCTCTACGAGTCACGCGACCGGCTGCGCGCCGCCGGCGCCGACGAGTCGCTGTGGCGCGAACGGGGCGACGCGTGGACGGTGTCGGACGTTCCGCTGCTCGACGAGCTCGTCGACCTGCTCGGCGGGATCAAACCCGACCTGCAGGCCGAGCAGGCGCGCAAGGAGGAGGAGGCGTACGCGGCCGGGGTGCTCGACCTGATGGTCGCGCACGAGGATCTGATGGACGACGAGGACCAGCTGCTGGCCTCCGACGTGGTCGGCGCCGAGGAGCTCGCCGAGCGGTTCGCCGAACGCGACACCCGCGACGTCGCCGAACGCGCCGCCGCCGACCGGGACTGGACCTACGGCCACGTCGTCGTCGACGAGGCCCAGGAGCTCTCCGAGATGGACTGGCGGGTGCTGATGCGGCGCTGCCCGGCCAAGTCGTTCACCGTTGTCGGCGACCTGGCCCAGCGCCGCTCGGCCGCGGGCGCCACCTCGTGGGCGGAGATGCTCGACCGCTACGCGCCCGGCCGCTGGGTGTACCGGGCGCTGACGGTGAACTACCGCACCCCCGCCGAGATCATGGCGGTCGCCGCCGCGCTGCTCGAGGAGTTCGCGCCCGGCGCCACCCCGCCGGAGTCGGTGCGCTCGTGTGGGGTGCGGCCGTGGGCACGGCAGGTCAGCGACGACGAACTGACCTCCGCGATCGAGGGTTTCGTGCGCGACGAGGCCGACCGCGAGGGCACCAGCGTGGTGATCGGTCCCCCGGGCACGCCCGGCGCGGTCCCGCCGTCAGAGACCAAGGGCCTCGAGTTCGACGCCGTGCTCGTCGTCGACCCGGGCCGGATCCTGGCCGACGGACCGCGGGGCGCGGCCGACCTCTACGTCGCGCTCACCCGCGCCACGCAGCGGCTCGGCGTGCTGCACCGCGACCCACTGCCGCCGGTGCTGCACGGCCTGACCGAGCTGGATCAGCTCACCAGCGGCTGAGCTGGCACTGCGCGGTGTAGGGGCCGTCGTTCTGGACGACGATCTCACCGTCGACGGCGATCTCGCAGTGCGGCAGCGGCGGTGCCTGCATCGCGTGCACACCGGTGCTGGCGGTCAGGATCGCCCACTGCGGGTCCTCCATCCTGGTCTCGAACACCCACGGCACGCCCGCCTCCAGGACGATCTCCTCCTTCTTCAGGTAGGCGTACGCGTCGGCGTTGTAGGCCTCCTTGTTCGGAGGCTGCGCCACCAGGAAGTTCAACTGGAAGTCGGCCGGCGCCGCCGCGGTCAGCGTGTACCGGACCACGTGACCACCCTCGGTGCCCTGAGTCGCCTCGGGAGCCTCAGTGGCTTCAGTGCCCTCGGTGGCTTCAGTGCCCTCGGTGGCTTCCGTGCCCTCGGTGGCCTCGGTGCCTTCCGTGCCCTCGGTGCCTTCCGGCGCCTGAGGAATCTCGGTGGTCTCGGTGACCTCAGGGCCCTCGGTGGGTTCCTCGGACTGTGCCGCCGCGGTGGCCTGCCCCATCAGGGTGGTGGCCGCCACCAGCGCCAATACCGCTCCGGCCTTAGCTGTAGCTGTTCGCATGTTGGTCACATCGCCGGACCGTACCAAACCGTTACAGCCCCGGTGGTCCGGCGGCCGCCTGGCGAAGTCTGCAAGCGAGAACGGAATCCACTACAGGTTAATTTGTTTGAAACAGACAGAGATTTCCTAGTAACACCGCGGCTCTAACGTCCCGATTCGACATCCCGTTGGGGTGGGGTCTCACACACGAACTCGTGGCTCATCGCTCGAAATGCGCTGCGGATATATAGGAAAGGCTGTTCATGCGACTACCACGACGGTCCTCGGTGAAGCGGTCGGCACTCGTTGCGGGCAGCATCGTCGCCGCATCGAGCCTGGTGCTGGCCGGCTGCGGAAGCAAGGCGACGGAATCGGAGTCGGCAAACGCCGAGTCGTGCGTCGACACCTCCGGTGACACCATCAAGGTGGGCGCGCTGAACTCGCTGTCGGGCACGATGGCGATCTCGGAGGTGACGGTCCGCAACGCGATCGACCTGGCCGTCGAGGAGATCAACGCCGACGGCGGCGTGCTCGGCAAGCAGATCGAGCTGATCGGTGAGGACGGCGCGTCCGAGCCGACGGTGTTCGCCGAGAAGGCCGAGAAGCTGATCAGCAGCGACTGCGTGGCCGCGGTGTTCGGCGGCTGGACCTCGTCGTCGCGCAAGGCCATGCTGCCGGTCTTCGAGTCCAACAACGCGCTGCTGTACTACCCGGTGCAGTACGAGGGCCTGGAGTCCAGCCCGAACATCTTCTACACCGGCGCCACCACCAACCAGCAGATCGTGCCGGCCCTGGACTACCTCAAGGAGAAGGGCGTCAAGTCGCTCTACCTGGTCGGTAGCGACTACGTCTTCCCGCAGACCGCCAACCGCATCATCAAGGCGTACGCGGAGGCCAACGGCATCGAGATCAAGGGCGAGGACTACACGCCGCTGGGCTCGACCGACTTCTCCACGATCGTCAACAAGATCCGCACCGCAGACGCCGACGCCGTGTTCAACACGCTCAACGGCGACTCCAACGTCGCGTTCTTCCGCGAGTACAAGAACGTCGGCCTGACCGCCGAGCAGATGCCGGTGGTGTCGGTGTCGATCGCCGAGGAGGAGGTCGGCGGCATCGGTGTCGAGAACATCGAGGGCCAGCTGACGGCGTGGAACTACTACGAGACCGTCGACAACCCGGTGAACAAGGAGTTCGTCAAGGCCTACAAGGCGAAGTTCGGCGCCGACAAGCCGACCTCGGACCCGATGGAGGCCGCCTACGTCTCGGTGTACCTGTGGAAGAACACCGTCGAGAAGGCGAATTCGTTTGACGTGGCCGCGATCCAGGAGAACGCCGGCGGCGTGACCTTCGACGCCCCCGAGGGCAAGGTGACCATCGACGGCGAGAACCACCACATCACCAAGACGGCGCGCATCGGTGAGATCCGGCCCGACGGCCTGATCTACACGATCTGGGAGTCGCCCGGACCGATCACCCCGGATCCGTACCTGAAGTCGTATCCGTGGGCCGCCGGACTGTCCAACTGATCATCAGATGGATGTCCTGATCGGGCAGCTGGCAACGGGATTGAGCCTCGGCTCAATCCTGTTGCTGGCGGCGCTGGGTTTGTCGCTGACCTTCGGTCAGATGGGCGTCATCAACATGGCGCACGGCGAGTTCATCATGGCCGGCTGCTACACCGCCTACGTGGTGCAGCAGATCGTGTCGAGTGCCGGTGTGTCCCTGCTGATCTCGCTGGTCGTCGGGTTCCTCATCGGCGGAGCGATGGGCGTGCTGCTGGAGGTCACGCTGATCCAGCGGATGTATGACCGGCCGCTGGACACGCTGCTGGTGACCTTCGGTGTCGGGCTGGTGCTGCAGCAGATCGCCCGCGACATCTTCGGCGCCCCCGCGGTCAACGTGGTGGCACCGCCGTGGCTGTCCGGCGGCATCGACATCTTCGGCGCCGTGGTGCCCAAGACGCGCATCTTCATCCTGGTGCTGGCGATCGTGTGCGTGGCGGCGCTGGCCACCGCGCTCAAGGCCAGCCCGATGGGCCGACGGATCCGCGCCGTGGTGCAGAACCGCGACCTCGCCGAGACCAGCGGTATCTCGTCCCGCAAGACCGACATCACAACGTTCTTCATCGGTTCTGGGCTGGCCGCGGTCGCCGGTGTGGCGCTGACGCTGATCGGCTCGACCAGCCCGACCATCGGCCAGAGCTATCTGATCGATGCGTTCCTGGTGGTGGTGGTCGGCGGGCTCGGCCAGATCAAGGGCACGGTGATCGCGGCGTTCGGGCTCGGCTTCCTGAACTCGTTCATCGAGTACAACACCACGGCCTCGCTGGCCAAGGTAATCGTGTTCGTGATCATCGTGATCTTCCTGCAGGTCCGGCCGCAGGGCCTGTTCACCGTCCGGACAAGGAGTCTCGTATGAGAACCCTCGTGGGCCGCTGGCAGACGTGGGCCGGCTTCGGGATCGCGGCGGTGTTGCTGTTCGGGGTGGCCCCGGCGGTGCTGTCGGACTTCCGGCTCAGCCTGCTGGGCAAGTTCCTGTGCTTCGCGATCGTCGCGGTCGGCATCGGGCTGGCGTGGGGCCGCGGCGGCATGCTGGTGCTGGGCCAGGGCGTGTTCTTCGGCCTGGGCGGCTACATGATGGGCATGCACCTCAAGATCGCCGACGCGCAGCTGCGCGGCGACGACGTGCCCGACTTCATGCAGATCGCGGGTGTGCGGGAACTGCCCGGCTACTGGGTGCCGTTCGCCTCCCCCGCGTTCACCCTGGCCGCGATCGTGCTGCTGCCGACCGGTATCGCGGCGGCGCTGGGTTTCGGCGTGTTCAAGCGCCGCGTCAAGGGCGCCTACTTCGCGATCCTGTCGCAGGCCCTGGCCGCCGCCCTGGCGATCCTGCTGGTCGGGCAGACCAGCCTCGGTGGCAGCAACGGGCTCAACAGGTTTCGCACGTTCTTCGGGTTCACCCTGAACGACCCGGTGAACCGGCGGATGCTGTACTTCATCGCCGCCGCGGTGCTGCTGCTGGTGGTGGCGGTGGCCCGTCAGCTCATGCAGAGCCGCTACGGCGAACTGCTGGTGGCGGTGCGCGACGGTGAGGAACGCGTGCGCTTCCTCGGCTACGACCCCGCCAACATCAAGGTCGTCGCCTACACCACCGCCGCGCTGTTCGCCAGCATCGCCGGCGCGCTGTTCGCCCCGATCGTGGGCTTCATCGCGCCGTCGCAGGTCGGCATCCTGCCGTCGATCGCGTTCCTGATCGGCGTCGCGATCGGCGGGCGCACCACCCTACTGGGACCGGTGCTCGGCGCGATCGGTGTCGCCTGGGCGCAGACCCTGTTCTCCGAACGGTTCCCGTCGGAGTGGACCTACGCCCAGGGCCTGCTGTTCATCGTCGTCGTCGGCTTCTTCCCAGCCGGGCTCGCCGGACTGGGCGTGCTGGCCAAGCGCTGGCGGATCCGCAGGCCGCAAGCCCCTGTGGAGCCCAAACCCAGCCAGCCGCAGGATGATCCCGACTCCGAGAAGGTGGGGGCAGCCACATGAGCACGCAGGACGTCATTGGCGGGGAGGTCAAGGAACCCGTCCCCGGCGGCAACGCCGGCATGGGCACCGAGTATCTCGAAGTGCGAGGTCTGACAGTCGATTTCGACGGCTTCAAGGCGGTCAACAATGTCGACATCACGCTGTTCCAGGGCGATCTGCGGTTCCTGATCGGCCCCAACGGCGCAGGCAAGACGACGGTGATCGACGCGATCACCGGACTGGTGCCCGCGACCGGGTCGGTGAACAAGTCCGGTGTCGAACTGCTCGGCAAGAAGGTGCACCAGATCGCGCGCCTGGGGGTGGGCCGGACGTTCCAGACCGCCAGCGTCTTCGAACAGTTGACGGTGCTGCAGAACCTCGACATCGCCGCCGGCGCCGGGCGCTCGGCATGGACGCTGCTGCGCAGGCGCAAGGGGGTGCTGCCGGCCATCGAGGAGGCGCTCGAGACGATCGGGCTCACCGACCTGGCCGACAAGCCCGCCGGGGTGCTGGCGCACGGGCAGAAGCAGTGGCTGGAGATCGGCATGCTGCTGGTGCAGAACGCCGACGTGCTGCTTCTCGACGAACCCGTCGCCGGGATGAGCCACGAGGAACGCGAGGAGACCGGAAACCTGTTGCGCCGCATCGGCGGTGAGCGCACCGTGGTCGTCGTCGAACACGACATGGACTTCATGCGCGCGTTCGCGACGTCGGTGACCGTGCTGGCCCGCGGCCAGGTGATCGCCGAGGGCACCGTCGCCGAGGTGCAGGCCAACCCCAAGGTGCAGGAGGTCTACCTCGGCACCGCCGCCGCAGGCACCGCCGACGTGCCCGAAGAACTCGTCGAGGAGACGTCCTGATGCTGCAGCTTGTCGATGTGCACACCGGCTACGGCCGCACCGAGGTGATCCACGGGGTCAGCATCGAGGTGCCCTCCGACGGGGTCGCGGCGGTGATGGGGCACAACGGCGCGGGCAAGACCACGCTGCTGCGCGCGGCGGTCGGGCTGCTCAAATGCTCGTCGGGCCGGGTGCTGTTCGACGGGGAGGACGTCACGAAGCTGCGGCCCAGCGCGCGGGTGGGCCGCGGGCTGGCGTACGTGCCGCAGGGCCAGCAGTCCTTCGGCCAGCTGACGACCATGGAGAACCTGCAGGTCGTCGCCGACGGCCGCAAGAACGGCAAGCAGTTGATCGACGAACAGCTCGACCTGTTCCCCGCGCTGCGGGAACTGTTGTCGCGCCGCGCCGGCCTGCTCTCCGGTGGGCAGCGCCAGCAGCTGGCGATCGCGCGGGCGTTGATCACCTCGCCGAAGTGCCTGATCCTCGACGAGCCGACCGAGGGCATCCAGCCGTCGGTGGTCGCCGAGATCGAGGCCGCGATCACCGCGCTGACCAGGCGCGGCGACCTCGGGGTGCTGCTGGTCGAACAGCACATCGGCTTCGCACTGGAGTCGGCGCAGACCTACTACATCCTGGAGTCCGGCCGGGTGACCTCCAGCGGCACCGGTGGTTCGTCGTCGGAGGCCGATGTGCGCGCCGCCATGGCCATCTGAGATAGCCCTTGAAATAGCCCGGAAATAGCCCGAATCCGCACCCGCCCGCCGCGGCGGGATGGCACAGTTGCGCCGTGGACACTCCGACCGAGAACCGGGTCCTGGTCGACACCGGGGGCCTCATCGTGACCGACGACGGGCGCCGGGTGCTCGTCATCGACCGCGGCACCGGCGGGCTGACGGTGCTGGCGTTCGTGCTGGGGGTGCTGACGTTGGTGGTCGGCGGCTTCGGCGTGGCCGCACTGGTCACCGGAACGCTGTCGACCGTGCTGGGGGCGGTGTTCGTCGCCGCCGGGGTGGCGCTGGCGGTCGCGACAGCCCTGGTGGTGCTGCGGGTGCGCCGCTACCGGGGCAGGCCGCTGCACGAGTGCCGGCCCGCGGCGGTGCTGGACCGCAAGCTCGAACTGTTCAGCTACCGCGGCGGCGCGCTGGTGCAGCTCGATCAGGTGCGGTTCGCCCGCAGGTTCCAGATCGGTTCCAGCTCACCGAAACTCGTCGCGATCACCCCGGGCGGCACGCACACCCTCAAGCGCGGCAACCCGTTCGACGGCGGAGTCGGCAAGGTCGACGAGGTGCTCAACGCCGTGATCGGCGCGCACGCACCCGCCGGCTGAGTCAGACCCGGTTCAGCCGGGACAGCACCTCGCGCAGCACGTCGTCGGCGGGCACGTCGGTCTGCTCGCCGGTGGCGAGGTTCTTCACCCCGACGGTGCCGGCCTCGATGTCGCGGTCCCCGGCCACCAGCGCCAGCGACGCCCCGGAGCGGTCGGCGGCCTTCATCGCGGCCTTCACGCTGCGGTCGCCGTAGGCCATGTCGACCCGCACCCCCGCCGCCCGCAGCCGCGCGCCCAGCACCATCAGCTGCGTCTTGGCCTGCTCGCCCATCGGCACCGAGAACACGTCCACCCGTGAGGTGCCGCCGACGCTCTTGCCCTCGGCCTTCAGCGCCAGCAGGGTCCGGTCCACGCCCAGCCCGAAACCGATGCCGGACAGGTCCTTTCCGCCCAGCTGGCGCATCAGCCCGTCGTAGCGGCCACCGCCGCCGATGCCGGACTGCGCGCCGAGCCCGTCGTGGACGAACTCGAACGTGGTCTTGGTGTAGTAGTCCAGACCGCGCACCATCCGCGGGTTGATCACGTACGGCACGTCCAGCGCGTCGAGGTAGGCCAGCACCTTGTCGAAGTGCTCCCTGGCCCCGTCGGACAGGTGGTCCAGCATCACCGGCGCGTCGGCGGTCATCTCCCGCACGTGCGGCCGCTTGTCGTCGAGCACCCGCAGCGGGTTGATCTCGGCGCGTCGCCGCGTCTCCTCGTCGAGGTCGAGCTTGAACAGGAACTTCTGCAGCAGTTCGCGGTACTGCGGCCGGCAGGTGTCGTCGCCCAGCGAGGTGATCTCCAGCCGGAACCCGTCGAGCCCCAGCGCCCGGAATCCGGCGTCGGCCACCGCGATCACCTCGGCGTCCAGCGCCGGGTCGTCGACCCCGATGGCCTCCACCCCGACCTGCTGCAGCTGACGGTAACGCCCCGCCTGCGGGCGCTCGTAGCGGAAGAACGGCCCCGAGTAGCACAGCTTGACGGGCAGCGCGCCGCGGTCCAGGCCGTGCTCGATGACCGCACGCATCACCCCCGCGGTGCCCTCCGGCCGCAGCGTCACCGACCGGTCGCCGCGGTCGGCGAAGGTGTACATCTCCTTGGACACCACGTCGGTGGACTCCCCCACCCCGCGCGCGAACAGCGCGGTGTCCTCGAAGATCGGCAACTCGATGTCGCCGTAGCCCGCGCGCCGGGCGGTGTCGAGAAGCGTGTCGCGCACGCCGACGAACTGCGCGGAGTCCGGGGGCAGGTAGTCCGGGACGCCCTTGGGCGCCTGAAAGTCAGTCACTTAACTCAAGCCTTCGAGAAATGGGTTGTGGCGGCGTTCGAAGCCGATCGTGGTCCGCGGACCATGCCCCGGTAGTACCACGGTGTCGTCGTCGAGCACCAACAGTTTGTTGACGATGGAGCCGAGCAGGTCCCGGCCGCTGCCGCCCGGCAGGTCGGTGCGGCCGACCGACTGCCGGAACAGGGTATCGCCGGTGAACACGACGGTCCCCGGGCCCGACACCCCCTCGACGCGGAACACCACCGACCCCCGGGTGTGCCCCGGGGTGTGGTCGACGGTCACGGTCGTCCCGCCGACGTCGACCTTGTCGCCGTCGGTGTCCAGCTCGACGAGCTGGCGGGGCTCTTGGAACAGCACACCGAACGCCGAGGTGGCCAGGCCGCCGATCAGGCCCCGGCCGAAGTCCTTGACCGGGTCGGTCAGCATGTAGCGGTCCTCGGGGTGGATGAACGCCGGGCAGCCGTAGGTGTCGGCCACCTTCTGCGCCGACCAGATGTGATCGATGTGGCCGTGGGTGAGCAGAACCGCAGCCGGGGTCAGGCGGTGTTCATCGAGGATCCGGCGCAGCGGCCCCATCGCCCGCTGGCCGGGGTCGACGACGATCGCGTCGGCCCCGTCCTTCGGGGCCAGCACATAGCAGTTGCACGCCATGAAGCCGGCCGGAAACCCGGTGATGAACACGACGTCCAGTTTCCCATCCCGCCACGACGTGGCCTTAAGCACCACACCCAGCAATGCCTGGCACACTCGTTGCCGACCGTTCCACACGAGAAGGAGAGGGCGTGCCGACTAACGAACAGCGGCGGGAAGCTGCGAAGCGCAAACTCGAGCGGCAACTGCAGCGCCGCGCCGAGAGGGCTCGTAAGCGGCGGCTGTACACGATCATCGGCTCGGT from Mycolicibacterium phlei harbors:
- the helR gene encoding RNA polymerase recycling motor ATPase HelR produces the protein MPSDGYDEELRSEQRYVADLYRRLDDERARAQQRYAAALRGDGRELVDRDAEVRAEAKRMNRLNVADHGLCFGRLDTESGERRYIGRIGLLDEDNDHEPVLIDWRAPAARAFYTATGAHPEGMRRRRQFHTFGRRVLDFTDEVFGRPGDGERGDAALLAAVNAPRGEGMRDIVATIQAEQDEIIRLDHPGILVVEGGPGTGKTVVALHRVAYLLYTHRDRMERQGVLVIGPNPAFLDHISRVLPSLGETNVVFMTTGDLVPGLRATAEDTPEVARIKGSLAMLDVLKAAIADRQRVPEEPLPIKLADVTVRIDAETAEWAIQEARESGLPHNDARAVFVDVVTWVLTERAIARIGRGWLTRDDKKAWEHLRSELLDELDDHEDFAAALDELWPELTPQQLLAGLYESRDRLRAAGADESLWRERGDAWTVSDVPLLDELVDLLGGIKPDLQAEQARKEEEAYAAGVLDLMVAHEDLMDDEDQLLASDVVGAEELAERFAERDTRDVAERAAADRDWTYGHVVVDEAQELSEMDWRVLMRRCPAKSFTVVGDLAQRRSAAGATSWAEMLDRYAPGRWVYRALTVNYRTPAEIMAVAAALLEEFAPGATPPESVRSCGVRPWARQVSDDELTSAIEGFVRDEADREGTSVVIGPPGTPGAVPPSETKGLEFDAVLVVDPGRILADGPRGAADLYVALTRATQRLGVLHRDPLPPVLHGLTELDQLTSG
- the urtA gene encoding urea ABC transporter substrate-binding protein, with translation MRLPRRSSVKRSALVAGSIVAASSLVLAGCGSKATESESANAESCVDTSGDTIKVGALNSLSGTMAISEVTVRNAIDLAVEEINADGGVLGKQIELIGEDGASEPTVFAEKAEKLISSDCVAAVFGGWTSSSRKAMLPVFESNNALLYYPVQYEGLESSPNIFYTGATTNQQIVPALDYLKEKGVKSLYLVGSDYVFPQTANRIIKAYAEANGIEIKGEDYTPLGSTDFSTIVNKIRTADADAVFNTLNGDSNVAFFREYKNVGLTAEQMPVVSVSIAEEEVGGIGVENIEGQLTAWNYYETVDNPVNKEFVKAYKAKFGADKPTSDPMEAAYVSVYLWKNTVEKANSFDVAAIQENAGGVTFDAPEGKVTIDGENHHITKTARIGEIRPDGLIYTIWESPGPITPDPYLKSYPWAAGLSN
- the urtB gene encoding urea ABC transporter permease subunit UrtB, which produces MDVLIGQLATGLSLGSILLLAALGLSLTFGQMGVINMAHGEFIMAGCYTAYVVQQIVSSAGVSLLISLVVGFLIGGAMGVLLEVTLIQRMYDRPLDTLLVTFGVGLVLQQIARDIFGAPAVNVVAPPWLSGGIDIFGAVVPKTRIFILVLAIVCVAALATALKASPMGRRIRAVVQNRDLAETSGISSRKTDITTFFIGSGLAAVAGVALTLIGSTSPTIGQSYLIDAFLVVVVGGLGQIKGTVIAAFGLGFLNSFIEYNTTASLAKVIVFVIIVIFLQVRPQGLFTVRTRSLV
- the urtC gene encoding urea ABC transporter permease subunit UrtC produces the protein MRTLVGRWQTWAGFGIAAVLLFGVAPAVLSDFRLSLLGKFLCFAIVAVGIGLAWGRGGMLVLGQGVFFGLGGYMMGMHLKIADAQLRGDDVPDFMQIAGVRELPGYWVPFASPAFTLAAIVLLPTGIAAALGFGVFKRRVKGAYFAILSQALAAALAILLVGQTSLGGSNGLNRFRTFFGFTLNDPVNRRMLYFIAAAVLLLVVAVARQLMQSRYGELLVAVRDGEERVRFLGYDPANIKVVAYTTAALFASIAGALFAPIVGFIAPSQVGILPSIAFLIGVAIGGRTTLLGPVLGAIGVAWAQTLFSERFPSEWTYAQGLLFIVVVGFFPAGLAGLGVLAKRWRIRRPQAPVEPKPSQPQDDPDSEKVGAAT
- the urtD gene encoding urea ABC transporter ATP-binding protein UrtD; protein product: MSTQDVIGGEVKEPVPGGNAGMGTEYLEVRGLTVDFDGFKAVNNVDITLFQGDLRFLIGPNGAGKTTVIDAITGLVPATGSVNKSGVELLGKKVHQIARLGVGRTFQTASVFEQLTVLQNLDIAAGAGRSAWTLLRRRKGVLPAIEEALETIGLTDLADKPAGVLAHGQKQWLEIGMLLVQNADVLLLDEPVAGMSHEEREETGNLLRRIGGERTVVVVEHDMDFMRAFATSVTVLARGQVIAEGTVAEVQANPKVQEVYLGTAAAGTADVPEELVEETS
- the urtE gene encoding urea ABC transporter ATP-binding subunit UrtE; translated protein: MLQLVDVHTGYGRTEVIHGVSIEVPSDGVAAVMGHNGAGKTTLLRAAVGLLKCSSGRVLFDGEDVTKLRPSARVGRGLAYVPQGQQSFGQLTTMENLQVVADGRKNGKQLIDEQLDLFPALRELLSRRAGLLSGGQRQQLAIARALITSPKCLILDEPTEGIQPSVVAEIEAAITALTRRGDLGVLLVEQHIGFALESAQTYYILESGRVTSSGTGGSSSEADVRAAMAI
- the hisS gene encoding histidine--tRNA ligase; this translates as MTDFQAPKGVPDYLPPDSAQFVGVRDTLLDTARRAGYGDIELPIFEDTALFARGVGESTDVVSKEMYTFADRGDRSVTLRPEGTAGVMRAVIEHGLDRGALPVKLCYSGPFFRYERPQAGRYRQLQQVGVEAIGVDDPALDAEVIAVADAGFRALGLDGFRLEITSLGDDTCRPQYRELLQKFLFKLDLDEETRRRAEINPLRVLDDKRPHVREMTADAPVMLDHLSDGAREHFDKVLAYLDALDVPYVINPRMVRGLDYYTKTTFEFVHDGLGAQSGIGGGGRYDGLMRQLGGKDLSGIGFGLGVDRTLLALKAEGKSVGGTSRVDVFSVPMGEQAKTQLMVLGARLRAAGVRVDMAYGDRSVKAAMKAADRSGASLALVAGDRDIEAGTVGVKNLATGEQTDVPADDVLREVLSRLNRV
- a CDS encoding MBL fold metallo-hydrolase; the encoded protein is MFITGFPAGFMACNCYVLAPKDGADAIVVDPGQRAMGPLRRILDEHRLTPAAVLLTHGHIDHIWSAQKVADTYGCPAFIHPEDRYMLTDPVKDFGRGLIGGLATSAFGVLFQEPRQLVELDTDGDKVDVGGTTVTVDHTPGHTRGSVVFRVEGVSGPGTVVFTGDTLFRQSVGRTDLPGGSGRDLLGSIVNKLLVLDDDTVVLPGHGPRTTIGFERRHNPFLEGLS